One Lycium barbarum isolate Lr01 chromosome 5, ASM1917538v2, whole genome shotgun sequence genomic window carries:
- the LOC132642616 gene encoding probable E3 ubiquitin-protein ligase XERICO produces MGLSSFPSPAEGMLPVLVMNTVLSAALIKNLLKSIFQMMGATWDQPNSLEEEESVSGSRERRVSITRYESLCKNRCNQVECCVCLNRFKGEEKVSELSCKHFFHTRCLDRWFDNQHTTCPLCRSIF; encoded by the coding sequence ATGGGGCTTTCGAGTTTTCCAAGTCCAGCTGAAGGAATGCTACCTGTATTGGTAATGAACACAGTTTTATCAGCTGCGTTAATCAAGAACTTATTGAAATCAATATTTCAAATGATGGGTGCTACTTGGGATCAACCCAATTcattagaagaagaagaatcagtTAGCGGGTCAAGAGAAAGAAGAGTGTCAATTACAAGGTATGAGTCTTTGTGTAAGAATAGATGTAACCAGGTGGAGTGTTGTGTGTGTTTAAATAGGTTTAAAGGGGAGGAGAAAGTGAGTGAGTTGTCTTGTAAGCATTTTTTTCATACGAGGTGTTTGGACAGGTGGTTTgataatcaacatactacttgtCCTCTCTGTCGCTCCATTTTTTGA